From a single Mus caroli chromosome X, CAROLI_EIJ_v1.1, whole genome shotgun sequence genomic region:
- the LOC110286939 gene encoding dentin sialophosphoprotein-like: MASASIQSLMESEKTKMESESLWMISDSESYSVDSHTEKSRASVSKLSLIEVDETEKPRTKRYLMESDSEPSKTDSDSEGCELASAAVKYFIATKTFHQSSASNQFPKDSWSGSRTINSDSENPVMSSDSMKYMKKAETCKSTCNLERLKVAHKSESLQDWLDAKRKQLDSDNAGYWDSSGKYQFSSIVPQESVGKRQGDLQTFQHITEKKEVGSSSDKHQTQFGNERDQNEPESKRYLIKTEKGLDNEGFQMDEEREGYLVESDFRDSEHEAHLLEAHRLGARKKENRPPGFWRPIILPPKLAQDKKTEEQKSIQQKDNRVSRIQLTRYKSEDKNVRFKEASSSLSDKPLSQEKLKKKHSYSFSPDSHTVTDEKHHRKASLKISGYKRQCKDYRYSHSCESLKYQISPIPLSSEACTSNVSSFVDSPTSKSPKSVTRKKSRRSITYSPELGKQKCTRCFMEISNSSYHKCFINSDDSDSDSPLHGQISSHSKYSLQSKTIRHFKTSRNRPLSPSLDPQHSVVSRCSLHREDSKHSIDSTSYLHCESCASLQNRKGSSVTHTVSKNTKKIMGQHSTQGHTAAPVRLSQSESKFNLTAQPQNKDTPDVSERNIKAEANVEDKLLCKDDTDHEDETNTEDETDGEDETDTEDEDDTKDKKDPKDKSDPDGSDPKDGNSENNTDSNNGSQHSGSSGPTGGPNTSNDGDSKNVNDHKSESDPTIDNATNSDVNLKYSTDETCTNNLDNASDLEEYFNHHNNADFKGSTNPASGNKTRTVLDYISGSNNEDTGPRNMIIKGNIAYSENIRLLSNSYQNNIIKNESEPSSNPSPQNSYGLPEDLDSNSNINPSNATNNTVNPNYGAKSMSTAIYKQTAALNYYSDINDVTGFAYEVRSSFVVNSNYFDRKKYTARLSFALHTINAIDTNNVSTCTSAISSQFASEKTSALDTKHFPRFSRFRSFNVIISPNYNTKNSQNANNSTSISNINNPPATELEINILSVLKIIYGNAPNFIAGTNYPDFLITSEFYEPLELCRAYKIFDNQNIDAPFQDSAGYMDSDNSTYATGSMVALDAKESGFLKYFSRIQNTIGIKDPSSPFKVFSNQNIPLPSFDVIVEAELPDIVKFTISSGAVNQLFQLRLQTGSRQNVDL, encoded by the exons atGGCTTCAGCTTCTATACAAAGTCTGATGGAATCTGAAAAAACAAAGATGGAGAGTGAAAGTTTGTGGATGATCTCTGATTCTGAGAGTTACTCAGTGgactcacacacagaaaaaagtAGAGCATCAGTATCTAAATTAAGTCTGATAGAAGTTGATGAAACAGAAAAACCAAGAACTAAGAGATATTTGATGGAGTCTGATTCTGAACCAAGTAAGACAGACTCAGATTCAGAAGGATGTGAGCTAGCCTCAGCAGCTGTGAAATATTTCATAGCTACAAAGACATTTCACCAGAGCAGTGCTAGCAACCAGTTCCCAAAGGATTCATGGTCTGGAAGTAGAACAATAAACTCAGACTCTGAAAACCCTGTGATGTCCTCTGATTCTATGAAATACATGAAGAAAGCTGAAACATGCAAGAGTACCTGTAATTTGGAAAGACTCAAGGTGGCTCACAAGTCTGAGTCTCTACAGGACTGGTTAGatgctaaaagaaaacaattagatTCTGATAATGCTGGATACTGGGATAGCTCCGGAAAATATCAGTTTAGTTCTATAGTACCTCAAGAGAGCGTTGGAAAACGTCAGGGTGACCTTCAAACGTTTCAGCATATCACTGAAAAAAAGGAAGTAGGATCCAGTTCTGATAAACATCAGACACAATTTGGAAATGAAAGAGATCAAAATGAACCTGAAAGTAAAAGATACCTCATAAAGACAGAGAAGGGATTAGACAATGAGGGATTTCAAATggatgaggaaagagaaggataTCTTGTGGAATCTGACTTCCGTGATTCAGAACATGAGGCACACCTGCTAGAAGCCCACCGGCTTGGTGCTCGTAAAAAGGAGAATCGTCCTCCAG GGTTTTGGAGACCCATTATCCTGCCTCCTAAGCTTGCCCAggataagaaaactgaagaacaAAAGTCTATACAGCAAAAGGATAACAGAG TTTCTAGAATTCAGCTAACAAGATACAAGAGTGAAGACAAAAATGTGAGATTCAAAGAGGCATCTTCAAGTCTCAGTGACAAGCCACTCTCAcaagaaaagttaaagaaaaagcaCAGCTATAGCTTTTCTCCAGACTCTCACACAGTCACAGATGAAAAGCATCACAGAAAAGCTAGCCTGAAAATATCTGGCTATAAGCGCCAGTGCAAGGACTATAGATATTCCCATAGTTGTGAAAGTTTGAAGTATCAAATCAGTCCCATTCCCCTAAGTTCTGAGGCTTGCACCTCTAATGTATCATCATTTGTTGACAGCCCAACTTCTAAAAGTCCTAAGTCTGTCACAAGAAAGAAGTCTCGAAGAAGTATTACATATTCTCCAGAACTGGGAAAGCAAAAATGTACTAGATGTTTTATGGAAATCAGTAACTCATCTTATCATAAATGCTTCATAAATTCTGATGATTCTGACTCAGACTCTCCATTACATGGCCAGATTTCCTCACATTCTAAATATTCTCTGCAGTCTAAAACTATCAGACACTTCAAGACTTCTCGAAATCGCCCTTTATCTCCATCCCTGGATCCTCAGCATTCTGTAGTCAGCCGCTGTTCTCTGCACAGGGAAGATTCTAAACATTCTATAGATTCCACCTCTTATTTACATTGTGAAAGTTGTGCATCTCTCCAAAACCGTAAGGGCTCTTCTGTTACACACACCGTTTCTAAGAACACTAAGAAAATCATGGGCCAACATAGtacccaaggccacacagcagcACCTGTAAGATTGTCTCAAAGTGAAAGCAAGTTCAACCTTACTGCTCAACCTCAAAATAAGGATACTCCTGATGTCAGTGAAAGAAATATCAAAGCTGAGGCTAATGTTGAAGATAAACTTCTTTGCAAAGATGATACAGACCATGAAGATGAGACGAATACTGAAGATGAAACAGATGGTGAAGATGAAACAGAcactgaagatgaagatgatacCAAAGATAAAAAAGATCCTAAAGACAAATCTGACCCTGATGGCAGTGATCCCAAAGATGGCAACTCTGAGAATAATACTGATAGCAACAATGGGTCTCAACATAGTGGTTCTTCTGGACCTACAGGTGGACCTAATACCAGCAATGATGGTGActctaaaaatgtaaatgatcACAAGAGTGAATCTGACCCTACCATTGATAACGCTACCAACAGTGATGTTAACTTGAAATATAGCACTGATGAGACATGTACCAACAATTTAGACAATGCTTCAGATCTGGAAGAATATTTCAATCATCACAATAATGCTGACTTCAAGGGTAGCACAAACCCAGCCTCTGGAAACAAAACTAGAACTGTACTGGACTATATTTCTGGTTCCAACAATGAGGACACTGGCCCTAGAAATATGATCATAAAAGGAAATATTGCTTATTCTGAGAATATTAGATTGCTTTCCAACAGTTATCAAAATAACATCATTAAAAATGAGAGTGAACCAAGCAGCAACCCAAGCCCCCAAAACAGCTATGGGCTTCCAGAAGACCTTGACTCTAACTCTAATATCAATCCCAGTAATGCTACTAACAATACTGTTAACCCTAACTATGGTGCAAAATCCATGAGCACTGCTATTTACAAACAGACAGCTGCCCTAAACTATTATTCAGATATTAATGATGTCACAGGGTTTGCATATGAAGTAAGGTCAAGTTTTGTAGTCAACTCAAACTATTTTGACAGAAAGAAATATACTGCTAGACTCAGCTTTGCACTTCACACTATCAATGCCATTGATACAAATAATGTTAGCACCTGTACTAGTGCTATTAGTTCTCAGTTTGCTTCTGAAAAAACCTCTGCCCTAGACACTAAACATTTCCCTAGATTTAGTCGTTTCAGGAGTTTCAATGTTATCATCAGCCCAAATTACAATACTAAAAATAGTCAGAATGCTAATAATTCCACTAGTATCAGCAATATTAACAACCCACCTGCCActgaattagaaataaatatattatctGTTCTTAAAATCATTTATGGAAATGCCCCAAATTTTATTGCTGGAACAAACTATCCTGATTTTTTGATAACCTCAGAATTTTATGAACCCCTTGAGCTTTGTAGAGCTTATAAAATTTTTGATAACCAAAATATTGATGCTCCATTCCAAGACTCTGCTGGATACATGGACTCTGATAATTCTACATATGCCACTGGGTCCATGGTTGCCCTTGATGCCAAAGaatctggctttttaaaatatttttctaggatCCAGAATACAATTGGCATCAAGGATCCTTCTTCCCCTTTTAAGGTGTTTTCAAATCAAAATATTCCACTCCCTAGTTTCGATGTTATAGTGGAAGCTGAACTGCCAGATATTGTGAAGTTTACTATATCATCAGGTGCTGTGAATCAATTATTTCAG CTCAGACTCCAAACAGGTAGCAGACAAAATGTTGACCTTTGA